The DNA window CAATACAGGCAGGAACGTGGGGAGATCTATGTATCAGATAGGTGAAGCACTCGTCGGCGATGGCGCAGAACTCGCGCACATCGACCTTATCATTGGAGAGAAGTCAGGACCAGTAGGGATCGCGTTTGCGAACGGACTGTCCCAGCTATCGGCAGGGCACACCCCGCTGCTGGCTGTGATCCGGCCGAACCTGCTGACAAAGCCAGCCACGCTGATCATTCCGAAGGTCACTCTGAAGAACCAGACGCAGGTAACCGAGATGTTCGGCCCGGTGCAGGCCGCGATCGCCAAGGGGATTGCAGACTGTATCGAGGAGGGGACATTCAAGGAGTACGACATCGAGGACCTCGTGATCCTGGCATCGGTGTACCTCGCCCCTGAAGCGAAGGACTATAACAAGATCTACCGCTACAACTATGGGGCCATTAAACTGGCGCTGAACCGCGCACTCGAAGGGTTTCCCCCCGAGAAGACGATCCTCTACGAGAAGGATCGCGGGGCACACGCTGTCATGGGATTCAAGGTCCAGAGGCTCTGGGATGCCCCATATCTGCAGGTCGCTATGGACCTTGTGGACATGGGCAAGGTCGCGAAGGTACTCAAGGAAGTGCCCGACAACGACCACGTGATCATCGAGGCCGGCACCCCGCTGATCAAGCGGTTCGGTCTGAGTGTTATCAGTGAGATCCGGAAGCTCCGGCCGAACGCGTTCATCATCGCGGATATGAAGATCCTCGACACTGGGAACCTCGAGTCAAGGATGGCCGCCGACGCCTCTGCCGATGCTGTCGTGATCTCCGGTCTCGCCCCGGCCTCGACGATCGAGAAGGCGATCGAGGAGACCAAGAAGACGGGTATCTACTCGATCATCGATATGCTGAACGTGCCTAACCCGGTCGAGCTGATTGCATCGCTGAAGATCAAGCCCGACATCGTCGAACTG is part of the Methanosphaerula palustris E1-9c genome and encodes:
- a CDS encoding bifunctional 5,6,7,8-tetrahydromethanopterin hydro-lyase/3-hexulose-6-phosphate synthase, with amino-acid sequence MYQIGEALVGDGAELAHIDLIIGEKSGPVGIAFANGLSQLSAGHTPLLAVIRPNLLTKPATLIIPKVTLKNQTQVTEMFGPVQAAIAKGIADCIEEGTFKEYDIEDLVILASVYLAPEAKDYNKIYRYNYGAIKLALNRALEGFPPEKTILYEKDRGAHAVMGFKVQRLWDAPYLQVAMDLVDMGKVAKVLKEVPDNDHVIIEAGTPLIKRFGLSVISEIRKLRPNAFIIADMKILDTGNLESRMAADASADAVVISGLAPASTIEKAIEETKKTGIYSIIDMLNVPNPVELIASLKIKPDIVELHRAIDCETSCHAWGDIVAIKKAAGGKLLVATAGGVRVEVVKEALASGADILVVGRAITASKDIRHATEEFLEQLHKDEIDQFRVMTDF